Genomic window (Nitrospinaceae bacterium):
TGTTTTCCTTTCGTATTTAAATAAATATTATCATATGTGTCTGGGTGGTTTGGCAGATTTAGGTGAGCCCGCCAAAACCAGATGAACTCCCCTGAATCGGATGATCCCGCCAAAACCAGATGATCGAGATATTCGCCTTTCCCGTATCGAATTTGGTCCCCCCCTTTTACCACTCCCTTGAGTCGATTCATAAAGCCCCCCGGATAGGGGCGCGAGGGTCAAACATCGAGAGCCGTTGTGCTAGGATAGACCTATCCTTGAAGCTAGATGGTGGGTGTAAATAGTGGCGGCTGCCCCGTGTTTTAAGACCAGGCATATGCTTGGGTTGCCGGAGTTTTGAGCCGTTTCTTAAAATCCGACGGGAGGGTTAGGGGTGGTGATTGAGTTGAACTGGGCGCTATGCTCCCACCGAGGCGGAGACGGGCATGAGGTGATTCGCGAGACGCCCGAGCGGCCCGCCACGATGGCGTATCTTACCCAAGTGGCTCGTGCGGCAGAGGAGGCGGGATTCGCCAATATCCTGGTGCCAGTCGGAACGCACTGTCTGGACCCCTGGTCCACAGCGGCAAGCATTGCCCCTGGTACCCGGAAAATAAAATTTCTTGTCGCCTTCCGACCGGGGCTGGTTGGTCCTACGATGGCGGCCCAGCAGATAAATACCTTTGACCTCCTGACAGACGGGCGCCTCTCGTTGAACGTTGTCTCGGGCGCAAGCACGGCGGACATGAAGCGCTACGGCTATTACTTTGACCATGATGAGCGCTACGAGCGGAACGAGGAGTATTTCGATATTCTCCGTCTCCTTTGGGCCGAGGAGGGGCCGGTATCTTTCAAGGGTCGTTTTTTTGAGCTTGAGGACGCGACGCTTTTTCCCTCTCGTGAAGGCCGCCGCCCACCTGATCTTTTCCTGGCGGGGATGTCTGAGGCGGGTAGGCGACTTGCCGCGAAGATTGGTGACGCCCATGTGTTCCACGCAGTCGAGCCCGAGGTGGTTGCAAAGGATATAGCCGAAATGAAGGCGTTCTCA
Coding sequences:
- a CDS encoding LLM class flavin-dependent oxidoreductase, with translation MVIELNWALCSHRGGDGHEVIRETPERPATMAYLTQVARAAEEAGFANILVPVGTHCLDPWSTAASIAPGTRKIKFLVAFRPGLVGPTMAAQQINTFDLLTDGRLSLNVVSGASTADMKRYGYYFDHDERYERNEEYFDILRLLWAEEGPVSFKGRFFELEDATLFPSREGRRPPDLFLAGMSEAGRRLAAKIGDAHVFHAVEPEVVAKDIAEMKAFSKTFERERPLEFAIRHLVCVRETKAEARRVAESIVAGSAAVNSDNWGSASRRESVTHQRVTDLANRGDLWVSDTIYMGVNRVRQGAGTMFVGTPDMVAAQIREY